In Candidatus Methylomirabilota bacterium, a single genomic region encodes these proteins:
- a CDS encoding thioesterase family protein, translated as MPSVTSIRVRYKDTDTMSVVYYGNYLTYFEVARVEYLRERGLPMSQVNKRIHMPVVEALVRYVKPARLDDLLEVTSRVGERKRASFTFFYEIKNEARELVATGHTRHACWDPATARMIAIPDWLKEIMPDADLDPIDR; from the coding sequence ATGCCGTCGGTCACCAGCATTCGCGTCCGCTACAAGGACACCGACACCATGTCGGTCGTCTACTACGGCAACTACCTGACCTACTTCGAGGTCGCCCGGGTCGAGTACCTGCGCGAGCGAGGGCTGCCCATGTCTCAGGTGAACAAGCGCATCCACATGCCGGTGGTGGAGGCGCTCGTCCGCTATGTCAAGCCGGCCCGGCTCGACGACCTGCTGGAAGTGACATCGCGCGTGGGCGAGCGCAAGCGCGCGAGCTTCACGTTCTTCTACGAGATCAAGAACGAGGCGCGTGAGCTCGTGGCCACGGGGCACACGCGCCATGCCTGCTGGGATCCCGCCACGGCCAGGATGATCGCCATTCCCGACTGGCTCAAGGAGATCATGCCGGATGCCGACCTCGATCCGATCGATCGCTGA
- a CDS encoding formate--tetrahydrofolate ligase translates to MPTSIRSIADIARELGLADEEWMPYGRTKAKVLLSALPARRGRPDGKLVVVSAITPTPAGDGKTTMTIGLGQALWRIGAKPVVALREPSIGPTLGMKGGGTGGGRAQVVPMEEINLHFTGDFHAITSAHNLLAAALDNHLHHGNALGIDVRQVLWKRVLDVNDRALRQVIVGLGGRMDGVPREAGFLITSASEIMAALCLAEDLADLRTRLGRMLVALRADGSAVLADELKVTGAMAALLRDAVHPNLVQTMEGTPALVHGGPFANIAHGCNSVVATRLALKLGDICLTEAGFATDLGAEKFFDIKCRLAGLVPDGAMIVATTRALKYHGGVPIADLGKENVEALARGLDNLDAHVASVRQFKVPVLIGLNRYPTDTDREHQTVLNFCQRLGVPAYVADVFGRGGEGGEDLARGLLKLLASERSAFTPLYPLDAPIKAKLETIATQIYGADGVEYPKKVDRQIAQAEALGYDKLPVCVAKTQRSLSDDPTLLNRPRGFMITINDLRISAGAGFLVALAGDITTMPGLPRKPNAEGVDVAPDGSITGLF, encoded by the coding sequence ATGCCGACCTCGATCCGATCGATCGCTGACATCGCCCGCGAGCTCGGGCTCGCCGACGAGGAGTGGATGCCCTATGGCCGCACCAAGGCCAAGGTCTTGCTGTCCGCGTTGCCGGCCCGCCGCGGCCGGCCCGACGGCAAGCTCGTGGTCGTCTCCGCGATCACGCCCACGCCGGCCGGCGACGGCAAGACCACCATGACCATCGGCCTGGGCCAGGCCCTCTGGCGGATCGGCGCCAAGCCGGTCGTCGCGCTGCGCGAGCCATCCATCGGCCCGACCCTCGGCATGAAGGGCGGCGGCACGGGCGGGGGGCGCGCGCAGGTCGTGCCCATGGAGGAGATCAATCTCCATTTCACGGGCGACTTCCACGCCATCACCTCCGCCCACAACCTCCTGGCCGCGGCCCTCGACAATCACCTCCACCACGGCAATGCCCTGGGCATCGACGTGCGCCAGGTGCTGTGGAAGCGCGTGCTCGACGTCAATGACCGCGCCCTCCGTCAGGTGATCGTGGGGCTGGGCGGCCGCATGGACGGCGTGCCGCGCGAGGCGGGCTTCCTCATCACCTCGGCCTCGGAGATCATGGCGGCCTTGTGTCTGGCCGAGGACCTTGCCGATCTCCGGACGCGCCTGGGCCGCATGCTCGTCGCCCTCCGGGCCGACGGCTCCGCCGTGCTGGCGGACGAGCTCAAGGTCACCGGCGCCATGGCCGCCCTCCTGCGGGACGCCGTGCACCCGAACCTCGTGCAGACCATGGAGGGAACGCCCGCCCTCGTGCACGGCGGGCCGTTCGCCAACATCGCGCACGGCTGCAACTCGGTGGTGGCCACGCGCCTGGCCCTCAAGCTCGGGGACATCTGCCTCACCGAGGCGGGCTTCGCCACCGATCTCGGGGCGGAGAAGTTCTTCGACATCAAGTGCCGGCTGGCCGGCCTGGTTCCCGACGGCGCCATGATCGTGGCGACGACGCGCGCGCTCAAGTATCACGGCGGCGTCCCCATAGCGGACCTGGGCAAGGAAAACGTCGAGGCCCTCGCGCGCGGGCTGGACAATCTCGACGCCCATGTCGCCTCCGTGCGGCAGTTCAAGGTGCCCGTGCTGATCGGGCTCAACCGCTACCCCACCGATACCGACCGCGAACACCAGACAGTGCTGAACTTCTGCCAGCGGCTCGGCGTCCCCGCCTATGTCGCGGACGTGTTCGGCCGCGGCGGCGAGGGCGGGGAAGACCTGGCCAGAGGCCTGCTCAAGCTCCTGGCCTCCGAGCGCTCGGCCTTCACGCCGCTCTATCCGCTGGACGCCCCCATCAAGGCCAAGCTCGAGACCATCGCCACGCAGATCTACGGCGCCGACGGCGTCGAATACCCGAAGAAGGTGGATCGCCAGATCGCCCAGGCCGAAGCGCTGGGCTACGACAAGCTGCCCGTCTGCGTGGCCAAGACGCAGCGGTCGCTCTCCGATGACCCGACGCTGCTCAACCGGCCCCGGGGCTTCATGATCACGATCAACGACCTGCGGATCTCGGCGGGGGCGGGCTTTCTGGTGGCGCTGGCCGGCGACATCACGACCATGCCCGGCCTGCCGCGCAAGCCGAACGCCGAAGGCGTGGACGTCGCGCCCGACGGCAGCATCACGGGCCTCTTCTGA